DNA from candidate division Zixibacteria bacterium HGW-Zixibacteria-1:
AGGCGATGGCCTATGCTTATAAAATGAATCGAGTTGTCGCATGTTCAAAAGGGAATGACGGCTCCGGAGGATTGCATTATCCGTCAGATTACGGGCAGGGCATTATTAGCGTAGGCGCGCATGGCACTGATGGTGAATATGCGACATTCGCCAATTATGGGAATGGAATCGATGTTACTGCGCCGGGCGAATTTTTTCCGATTATAACCTCAGTCTCGACCAGCAGTTGGACACCATTTCTCTATGGAACCTCATTGTCCACTGCCCATGTCACCGGTTTGGCGGCATTGTTGTACAGTTATGACAGCATGATGTGTAATGATGACATTGAAAATATTTTAAAAGTAACGGCCAAAGATATTAGTGATTTCCCGGCAGATTATGGATATGACGACTACACCGGCTGGGGAAGAATCAATGCCGATTCCGCTTTTGATATTCTCCAGCCGCCCAACCTCCTGACCCGCAAGGAGGCCAACGGCGGTTCGGAACACTCACATACCGACTTTTTAAGTATGATATTTATCGATGTTCCTGATGTGGCGGATGGTGTCTATCTGGCAAAAAGATATGAGGTCCGTAAATCCATAACATTCTCTCATCCATATTTAACGCCGCCTCCTGTTTGGGGGCGGGGTGTTGCGTCGAAAGGTTTTTCGGCCGCAAATCCGAATTTCGGAATGAATTATGTCGATGCGATCCCAGAATCCATCACCAAAATCGGCTGTGTGCTCAGGACGTGGGTCTATGATGTCTGGACGGTCAGCGGGACACATGTCGGCTGGAAACCATGCGCCCCGGAATATGTGGAATTTGCCTATACCTGTCTGGGAGAGTTTGAGCTATCGTCGGCACCCTATATTAGTTGCACCAATCATTATGACCATCAGTCGATCAAAGTCTGCTTTGAAGATCACAACCCTTATGAAGAAGGCTGGATAATTGAGCGGAAAATCACCACATCACAATCCTGGCAGGCAATCGATACAATTCCCAACAATCCTGACCAATATTTTTACTATGAGGATTATTATCCGGTGGGAAGTGAGACCTACACTTATCGTGTCAAGCCGTTTACCTCCAACCAGCAGAATGTGGCCTATTCCAATGAAGTTGCCATAACCGCCCGCCCGCGCTGGCCCGAAAATCTTGTCGCCTATGCTACGAATTGCTTCAATGGCATTCCGGCCAATCCCGGTTGCAATGCCGCCGTGCCGAAAACGCTGTCGGCCAAAACGACGACGGGAGAGCCGGAGCCTGACACACTTGATGACGGCAGCTACCCGGATTCATATCTTGCGAACGACATTACCGTTAGATGGTCGTATCCGTCGAATCAGAAGTATCCCATCGTAAAATATATCGTCAAGAAGTGTAACACTCTTGGTTCTCCTCTTAAATCCTGGACTCTGACTGGAGATACCTGCCTCTATGTTTGCCCTAACCAGACCGACATGAGCTTCCAGATGAATGTTTACTCGGTGGCGTCGAACGGCGATACATCACTGCCGACAACACGCGGCGTCCGCACCGGCAATATTAATATATGCCCCGGAAATATCACGAAGGATTTCGACGAGATTCAGACCATTTTACCATCCCGCACCGCTTTGAATCAGAACTATCCGAATCCCTTCAATCTTTCGACCGAGATTAGCTTCAGTCTGGCCGAACCGGGACATGTAACAATTGATATTTATAACCTGCTCGGACGGAAAATCGTCACATTGGCCGATGGGGTTTTCGAAGTTGGAGAACATAATATTCTCTGGGATGGCCGAGATATCCTATCGCTTGAACGCAGGGGAATATACTGAAACCAGGAAAATGATGATGTTGAAATAAGTCTTTATAATATTCCGAAAAAGGCCCGCATTTGGCGGGCCTTTTTAAATATTTATTTGAAATTTTCGGTATATATCTTATTATAATATCATATATGAAAAATATACCCGCCATATTTATCTTTTGCCTTATCGCCAACGTATTGTTATCCTGCTTTTCGAAGAATCATGATATATATACCGGGCCGCCGCCGCGTGAAGGACCCCTGGTGGACAATGACCCCGGCGGTTACCGCCTTTCCAAACTACCCGATTCGCTGTTCGTCGAGTTTATCGTTTCGGGCGACCAGCCCTGCCCGGTTAAAGTCTCATTGCATAATCTGGGCACCCGGCTGGTACGGTCAATAATTGACACCACGTATTCGCCGGGCAGCTATAAGATTACCTGGGATAAGCTGGACTCGAACGGGGTTCGTATTCGTCCGGCATTGTATTATTATCAATATAAAATCTGCGACAGCGTCTATACGCAGCGTCTCGATTTCCGTTATCACTGGGAATAATTCTGCATAAAATGTACTTTTGAACGACCGTCATCCACAAATTTATCACGGCCTGTTTCGTTTTATGTTTCATTCTGCAACGCATTGCATCATAGGCGGTTGGGCTTAAATTGTGCAAAAATTGATATTTAAGAATATGGGAGAAAGCCGATAACATTAGGGTAATGATCCCAATATATGGGGGCCGGTGAGAAAGGTTAAGATTCATCAAAGGAGACAACATGCCGAGCATACTGGTGATTGATGATAAAGAGTCGATGCGGACAATGCTTTCCAATGTCCTCTCCGAAGAAGGTTATCAGGTCGATGCGGCCTCGGGCGGCAAGGAAGGGCTCGATCTGGCGCGTGTCAAAGGTTATAATCTGGCTATTACCGATATGAAGATGCCTGATGTCGATGGGCTGGAAGTACTGAACGGCCTCAAGAGCATGGATAACGACATATCGGTTATTATAATGACCGCCTATGGGACGGTCGAGACCGCGGTAGCGGCCATGAAGAACGGCGCTTATGATTTTATTACGAAGCCATTCGACCCCGACCACCTGACGGTTATAATAGAGCGTGCCCTGGAAAACCGCCGTCTTCTGGCCGAGAATTCCCTGCTTCGCGAAGAACTGGCCCAAACACTCGGCTTCAGCGAGATTATCGGCCAGAACGATAAGATGAAGGAAGTCTCACGGCTGATTCAAAAAGTGGCCGGGTCGGACACATCGGTTCTTCTCCAGGGGGAATCAGGCACCGGCAAGGAACTTTTTGCCCGGGCCATTCATAATCTGTCGCCGCGCCGCGACAAACCCTATGTTGCTATCAATTGCGCCGCCATCCCCAGGGAGCTTCTTGAAAATGAATTATTCGGCTCCGAGAAAGGCGCTTACACCAGTTCCGTGGCCCGCAAGATGGGCAAATTCGAGATAGCCGACAACGGCACCATATTTCTCGATGAAATCGGCGATATGGATATATCCCTGCAGGCAAAACTGTTGCGGGTGCTTCAGCAGAAATGCTTCGAGCGGCTGGGCGGAAACAAGTCGATCGACGTCGATGTCAGGGTCATTGCCGCGACCAACATGGATCTGAACGAGATGATAAAGAAGAAAAACTTCCGCGAGGACCTTTATTATCGCCTGTCGGTGTTTCCGATAACCATCCCGCCGCTTCGCGAACGCGTCGATGATATCAGGCCGCTGTCTGATTACTTTATCAATAAATACTGCATGGAAATGAAAAAACCGGCCAAGTCATTGTCCCGGGAAGCGCTGGGATTGATGGAGAAATATCACTGGCCGGGCAATGTCCGCGAGTTGGAAAACACGGTGGAACGATCGATTATTCTTGCCGAAGGCAAGAAAATTACCCCGGAACATCTGGCTATCAGGCTTCCGAGTACCAGCGAAATAAGGCTTCGTGAAGGAGCCGGATTAAAGGAGATCGGGGCGCATGCCCAGATGCAGGCTGAAAAGGCGGCGATAGTCAGAATCCTCAAGCAGGTGCGGGGCAATAAGCGCAAATGCGCAGAAGTCCTTAAAATTGATTATACGACCTTATTTGATAAACTGAAAAAATATGAAATCGACACCGGCCAGATTTAGGATATCCTTTTTCTCATTTGCCGCGTTTATATAAAAACCGGAAGCCGTTCCATCGGAACGGCTTCTTTTTTGTCTGAATTTATCGATGGAGCGGCGTCAGAGTCCGACCAGGTCTTTGAGCATGCGGACCTCGGTATGACTGATAAACCGCCATCGCCCTTTACGGAGGTTGTCGACGCGGAGCCCGGCAAATTCAATCCGACGCAGGTCTATAACCGGATGCCCGACGGCCTTCATCAATTGCTTTATTTCGCGCTTATGCCCCTCATAAAGAGTGATCTCGATTTTTGAGGATTTTATTCCCGTGCTCAGATTGCGGGCGAGACCATGACCGGTATGGCCGTCCTCGAGCAAGATGCCGGCCTCGATTTTTTTGGCATCATCGGAGGTAAAAGTGCCTTCAACAATAGCGTGATAAATGCGCTTTATTTTGAATTTGGGGTGGGCCAGTCGATAGGCCAGATCACCGTCATTGGTCAGGAGCAGGGCGCCTTCGGTATCGAAATCCAGCCGGCCGACAGGATAGACCCGGCCCGGGACCTTATTGGTGAAATAAGCGACAGTCTTCCGGCCGAATTGATCCGAGAGCGATGTCAACACATTCTGGGGTTTATTAAGGAGAACATAATATTTGCTTTTAACCGGGCTGGCAATAATTCCATTGACCTTGATGACATCGGTTTCTTCATCTATAACGGTTCCCGGGTGCTCAATAACGTTATCGTTGACGGTGATGCGTCTCTCGGAAATCAGCTTCTCCGCCCCCCTTCTCGAAGTTACGCCGCAAACCGAAAGATATTTGTTGATCCTGATCAAAGTCGGCCCTTCCAATCATCACGATGGTTAGACCATATAAATCCATTCACGCAAATTACCTGATCCGATTAATATTTCTGTTCCTCGACAGACTCTACCTCTTTCGAGGAAACGTCGTTGTCATCGTCAGTGTCCTTTATTTCGGGTGGAAGCTCCTCTTCGGCAAAGGTTATAGATTCTTCCGAACTATCAACAGCCGGCACCGGAATTTCTTCAGTCAGGCCGTCCGGCTCGGTGAGATCGTTGTCATCATCGTCCTGCATATCAGATGGCGGCAACGTGTCATCATCAGAACCAAGCGGAAGCGTCGGTTGCGAATCATAATCCCGCGCAGCCAGCAATTCTTCTATTTCCTCCATTCGCGGCAGATCATTGAGCGTATTGAGATTGAAAAATTTCAGGAATTCATCAGTCGTTTTATAAAGCAGCGGTCTGCCGACCGAATCGGAGCGGCCGGCCAGTGTTACGAGTTTTCTCTGCAGCAGAGTATGGATTACCGAGTCCGAAGCGACCCCGCGAATCATCTCGATGTCGGTCTTTGTCACCGGCTGGCGATAGGCAATAATGGCCATGGTTTCCAGTGCCGAGCGGGTCAATCTGATATTCCGCCGCCGGGCGAGAAGTTCCTCGACATAACGGGCATAACTTTCGATAATATAAACCTGATACCCTCCGGCGATTTTCCTGATCCTGTAAGCATGGTCATTTTCGGAATACTTCTTATTCAATATTTCCACCGCCTCATCGATGTCGCCGTTGCTGAGGTTGTCGAGGACCTCGCTTATTTTCCGTGATGGAAGCGGTTCCGGTGACGAGAATATCAGCGACTCTATGATTGGAATATTATTTTCATATTCAAGCATCTTGTTTCTCCAGCGGCTTAAGTCACCTTCATACTTGTTACAAATTCTATGGCCGGATGCGGATCATCGAAGCGCTCGGCCCGATAGACCCGGATCTCGGAAAACGGCAACGATTGCCGTACCGAAATTCTCTTGAGTTTGACCAGTTCCAGGATGGCCAGGAAGGTCAGGATGGCGATGAGCTTGCGGGGGACGTCGGCGAACAGCTCCGCGAAAGTCGCCGAATCATTCAATGACAGCAGTTCCAGTATCCGGGAGACGCGGTCCTCGACCGTGGCTTCCTCCGGATTGATCTCATACATTCTTTCGCTGTCGATGCGTTCAAGAACCTCCTTGAAGGCCGTCATCATGTCGAACAGGGTCGTGGTATTAAGCAGAACCACCTTTTCTTTCTTTCCGTTGCCGCCGCCGACCGGAGGCGGAATATAGAGCCGCTCTTCAAGAATCCTCTTCTCCCTCAGAATCTCGCTGGCTTCCTTGAATTTTTTGTATTCCAGAAGTGCTGCCACCAGCTCTTCGCGGGGATCCGGTTCTTCGCTTTCGCTCTCATCGCGGGGAAGAAGCAGCCGGGCCTTGATTCTTATCAGGGTCGCCGCCATCAAAATATAATCACCGGCCACTTCAAGATTGAGCAGCTGCATTACCTCGATATAATGCATATACTGTTGGGTAATACGGGCGATCGGGATATCATAAATATCGATCTCATCTTTCTTGATCAAATATAGCAGAAGATCAAGCGGCCCGTGGAAAACTTCCAGATCAACCGAATAATTGTCCTTTGGTGTATTTATCATTTGTAATAATCCATTTTCATTGCGGATCGGACTTTGGCCATCACCGCCGTGGCCCGTTCTCTCGCCCGGGTGGCGCCGTTTTTCAGCACATCCCAGACATAATCTTTATTTTGCTCAATAACAAGTCTTTTTTCGCGAATCGGGGCCAGAGTTTTGTTAAGGTTCTCGGCCAGCATTTTCTTGCAGTCGACACAGCCCAACTGCCCCGTCCGGCAGGGCGGCGCGATCTCATTCTCCGGGTCGGGAGAATAGACTTTGTGAAGGGCATAAATCGGGCAAATCTCGGGGCGGCCCGGATCCCCCTTGCGGAGTTTTTCGGGATCGGTAAAATATTTTTTTAGCTTGGCGGCGGTTTCTTCGGCGGTGTCATTGAGCATGAGGGTGTTGTCGTAGGATTTGGACATTTTCCGCCCGTCGGCGCCGGGCACCACCGGAATCTCGGTAAACAGCGCCTGCGGCACGACCAAAGTCGGGCCATAAGTGGCATTGAACCGCTGAGCCAGATCCGCGGCCAGCCAGATATGTTTTTCCTGGTCCTTGCCGACCGGCACGAAATCGGCGTCATAAATACAGATATCGGCCGCTTGTAATACCGGGTATCCGAGAAAGCCATAGCTGTCCAGACCGATTTCCTCTTTTTTCTCCGTGTAAGTGGGAAGCCGGGTCAGGGTCGGGACAGTTATCATCATCGAAAACAGCAGATGCAGTTCGGCGTGTTCCTTGATATCGGACTGGATGAAGATGGCGCATTTTTCCGGATCGAGGCCGGCCGACAGGTAATCGGCGGCGACCGAAAAAATCTTGCCTTTCAATTCATGGGTATGTTCAAAATCGCCGGTGAGCGTGTGCCAATCGACAATGCAGCAATACATATTGTAATCATTCTGGAGGCGGACCCAGTTTTTGAGGGCGCCTTCATAGTTGCCGAGGTGAAGGTTCCCGGAGCCGCTGGGCTGCATTCCCGAAAGGATGGTTTTTCTGTTTTCCATTGCTCACTCCATAAAAAGATAAGGCTTCCATCTATCGTCATTGACGCCGATAAAGCGCTGAATATAGGTTATGTGATTGGGCCGCTTGGGCTTCTTGAGAAGCTTCATGCCCGCCGCGGCCGGGGTGCGGTCGCCCTTTTTGTTGTTGCAGCGGTCGCAGGCACAGACCAGGTTTTCCCAGCTGTCGGCTCCGCCCAGATGTTTGGGGATAATATGATCGACCGTCATCGGCCCTTTTTTCAAGCCGCAGTAGCAGCAGGTATAATCATCGCGGATAATAATGTTTTTGCGGCTGAGAAGGATTTTCTTGCGGGGCGATTTGATATACCGCTCCAGCCTGACCACCGACGGCAGAGGATAGGTGATCAGCATCGAGTGAATCTTGACGCCGTCGTATTTTTCGATCAATTCGGCCTTTCCCATGAACAGCAGCAGAAAGGCCCGCCTTGCCGAACAGACCGATAGAGGCTCATAATTCTGGTTCAGGACCAGGACGTTCTGATTTAAAATGCCGCCTCCCTTCATCTGTCTAACCGTCTGTAAAACCGCAATAATCTTATATAATTGCCATTTGGCGGCTTATTGTCAACAAAATATTCATTGCTGATTAAACAAGCGAAAAGGCGGAAGGTTGCAGGGGGGGAAAAAGGGGGGGCATTACGAATTGACCCATTTGGAACAAATTTCGGGTAGTCATAGGTTACTTTATATAATTGACAAACATAGAATAAATATGGAAATTGCGTTCGAAAATCTTTTAGGCTAATTGTCAAAGTTATAGTTTTGTAATATTAGTGAAACAGAGGTCATTTGTTAAAATGCTGAAGCATATATTGAATTGGATTAATGGCAAAAAGGCCATTATTAGATTGCGAAAGCTCATAGAGTCTGCAAAGGCATTGGAAGATGTGACTCATGAAGAGGATGGTAAATTTATAGCATGGAAAACAATCGTCTCGGATACACTCTCTTACATATATGGTAGCAGTTCAAATCAAAGAAAAAATTTCGAAGATATCAAATTTGGTTTTGTTCAGTTGCCTGTTACTGAAGAGTGGATAAACATGTTTAGTACAAGTATGGCAAAATCCTTGGAATATATTGAAGGACTAATTTGCCAAGTAAAAATGCATGGTGTAATTAATAAAAAAGAGGTGATATTAGGCAATGGCGGAGAAAATGATGGTAGTTCGACCGGTTTTTTGAGAAAGCAATTTATAATTGGTGCAATACTCTTTCTTGCTCTGACAGCAAGTTCTTTAGTAGTCTACATTATAATCCACAAAGCAAATCAAAATGAAGGTTCTGAATACTTTTACGCGGGGTGTAATGAGGACTCTGGATTAAACGTTGTAATATCCGAGTTCGATTCGCCCAATAAGGACATTGATAATATATTCAAAATTGGCGAACTAGTTGGAAATGTAGAACAAATATTACAGAAGTTTTCTTACCCATTTAAAATTAACGTATTTTACGTACCCAGGGTATTTCATTCAAAGGCTGAAATGATGAATTTATATAAGAATCAAAATTGTAATCTCCTTATATATTGGGGTGTAATAAAGAATTACAATGATTCGCTAATTCTCAAATTGAATTCAAATTTAATTCAGGATAAATCCCTTCAATGGAAGGCGGAAACCGCGACATTTGTCGTAGATTATAGAAATTCAGTTAATTACGAAAAAAAAGTGCATGAAATTTCCTTATTCATTGTCCGACAGGTGAACGTAATTCTAGCTCTGCAAGACGAAATTTGGAGAGATCGATCTCAAAAAATCAACACAATCGAAGATATACTAAATAAGTATAAACAAAATAGGCAATTAAATGCTGGTAATATTGATTTTTCTTTTTTATATTCTTTGCTGGCGAATGAGGAATTAAACATTCATGATTCTGTCGCCTTTATAAATCACGCTAGAATGGCCTACCAATATGACACCACATTTTATTTTTCAAATATACTATATGGAAGAGCGTTAGGATTAGATGGTCAAAATTCAGAAGATTTTCATAGAGCCGTATCACACATTGAATATGGGATTTTAAATGCCTACAACAAAGAACAATTCTATCAACTATACGCGGGTAGTTTGACAATGCTAGGTGAAGCTCTTAATGCAGAGTCAAAACGAGACAGTGCTATATATTACTGGATGAAGGCAATAAGAATCGATCCGCAATTTCCAATATCCTATTTGTCGCTGGGGCAGTCATTTTTGTCTGAATGCAACTTAAAAGAAGCCAATTATTATATAAATACTGCCTTTATTTTAGATAGCACCGATAATCTCTGCCAATATCAATGGGGAATTATAAAAACCCTCAATGGAGATTTCTTGATGGCTAGACAATTATTTAGAAAATCATTTGAAAAGGACCCTAAGGCCTTTTTAATGAGTAGATTAGCTTGGGTGGATCCAATAAATAAATGTGATTATGATTACTATGATAGTCTAATTTCATATACATCCAATATTGAGTTAATTATGTAAATTTTATGTCGAGATTGTGATTTGACCCAAATAGTATTTCTTCAATCAATAATCTGACTACATTCTAATCAGTTCATAAATCCTTAGACCAATGCGGTAGCAAAGGCTTCTATTTATTTGATCCCTCCCACAAAAGGTTGTTTTATGCTGCTTAAATTATTATCTTTAAGCCTATGAAATCTATCCGATTGTGGGTGATAATGGCGATGGTCATGCTCCCGGCCGCGGCGGCATTGGGGCAAGAGGAGTCGTTTGTCGAGCGACAGTATTTTCTGTACAACGCGCCGACCACGCAGTTTGTCAATCCCATCGATTCGGCTATAACCGCCGCCCGCGGGCGGCTTCTGGCCATCCTGGGCGACACCCTCACTTATAAGCCCAAGATATATATCAAAGACAATATCGGCGATTTCAGGGCGCTGATCGGGACCGCTTTCCCGGACTGGGGCGCGGCGGCGGCGCTGCCGTACCGCGAGATGATCGCACTCAAATCGCCGGCGCATTTTCCGCTGGGCAAACCGCTGCGAGAGCTGGTCATGCATGAATATGCCCACATGGTGCTGAATCACCGGCTGTTTCATGAACGGGCCCCGCGGTGGATCGACGAAGGCGTCGCCATGTATGTGGCGGCCGAATGGGGCTGGGGGAACAACCTGACCATGTCGCGCGCGGTCGTTTTCAACGGTTTGGTGCATCTGGGGGACATCGAAAATATGAACCGCTTCGCCGAAGGCAAAGCCCAAACCGCCTATGCCGAGTCATATCTGGCGGTAAAATATATTCTTGATGAGTATGGTGTCGAGACGTTTAATATATTGC
Protein-coding regions in this window:
- a CDS encoding pseudouridine synthase; this encodes MEGPTLIRINKYLSVCGVTSRRGAEKLISERRITVNDNVIEHPGTVIDEETDVIKVNGIIASPVKSKYYVLLNKPQNVLTSLSDQFGRKTVAYFTNKVPGRVYPVGRLDFDTEGALLLTNDGDLAYRLAHPKFKIKRIYHAIVEGTFTSDDAKKIEAGILLEDGHTGHGLARNLSTGIKSSKIEITLYEGHKREIKQLMKAVGHPVIDLRRIEFAGLRVDNLRKGRWRFISHTEVRMLKDLVGL
- the scpB gene encoding SMC-Scp complex subunit ScpB, whose translation is MLEYENNIPIIESLIFSSPEPLPSRKISEVLDNLSNGDIDEAVEILNKKYSENDHAYRIRKIAGGYQVYIIESYARYVEELLARRRNIRLTRSALETMAIIAYRQPVTKTDIEMIRGVASDSVIHTLLQRKLVTLAGRSDSVGRPLLYKTTDEFLKFFNLNTLNDLPRMEEIEELLAARDYDSQPTLPLGSDDDTLPPSDMQDDDDNDLTEPDGLTEEIPVPAVDSSEESITFAEEELPPEIKDTDDDNDVSSKEVESVEEQKY
- the trpS gene encoding tryptophan--tRNA ligase produces the protein MENRKTILSGMQPSGSGNLHLGNYEGALKNWVRLQNDYNMYCCIVDWHTLTGDFEHTHELKGKIFSVAADYLSAGLDPEKCAIFIQSDIKEHAELHLLFSMMITVPTLTRLPTYTEKKEEIGLDSYGFLGYPVLQAADICIYDADFVPVGKDQEKHIWLAADLAQRFNATYGPTLVVPQALFTEIPVVPGADGRKMSKSYDNTLMLNDTAEETAAKLKKYFTDPEKLRKGDPGRPEICPIYALHKVYSPDPENEIAPPCRTGQLGCVDCKKMLAENLNKTLAPIREKRLVIEQNKDYVWDVLKNGATRARERATAVMAKVRSAMKMDYYK
- a CDS encoding HNH endonuclease, producing MKGGGILNQNVLVLNQNYEPLSVCSARRAFLLLFMGKAELIEKYDGVKIHSMLITYPLPSVVRLERYIKSPRKKILLSRKNIIIRDDYTCCYCGLKKGPMTVDHIIPKHLGGADSWENLVCACDRCNNKKGDRTPAAAGMKLLKKPKRPNHITYIQRFIGVNDDRWKPYLFME